In the Perca flavescens isolate YP-PL-M2 chromosome 20, PFLA_1.0, whole genome shotgun sequence genome, one interval contains:
- the LOC114546590 gene encoding claudin-20 → MASTGMQIFGFVLALLGIMGAMVATLLPNWKVSADVGSNIITAISQMQGLWMDCTWYSTGMFSCTLKYSVLSLPAYLQTARTTMVLCCVMAAMGLCLASLGLKCTRWGGGRRSKRHAAIASGGCFVAAGFLCLVPASWFTNEVITNFLDSSVPESNKFEPGGAVYVAFVSAGFLFVGGSIFCMSCSGKRHGPQDLVLLPPPDKLLLQQQQQQLLQQQQELQHQYCSLSPLDNKTGYSLQDYV, encoded by the coding sequence ATGGCATCCACAGGCATGCAGATATTTGGATTTGTTCTAGCGCTGTTGGGCATCATGGGTGCTATGGTGGCCACTCTGCTGCCTAACTGGAAGGTCAGCGCAGATGTGGGCTCCAACATCATCACAGCGATTTCCCAGATGCAAGGTCTGTGGATGGACTGCACATGGTACAGCACAGGTATGTTCAGTTGCACACTTAAGTATTCTGTGCTTTCACTACCTGCGTACTTGCAGACTGCCCGCACCACTATGGTGCTCTGCTGCGTAATGGCTGCCATGGGCCTCTGCCTTGCATCCCTTGGGCTAAAATGCACACGATGGGGAGGTGGACGGCGCTCCAAGCGGCATGCTGCGATTGCCAGTGGTGGCTGCTTTGTCGCTGCAGGCTTTCTGTGTCTGGTACCTGCTTCCTGGTTTACCAACGAGGTCATCACCAACTTTCTGGACTCCAGTGTGCCCGAGAGCAATAAGTTTGAGCCTGGGGGTGCTGTGTACGTGGCCTTTGTTTCAGCAGGATTCCTGTTTGTGGGGGGGTCCATCTTCTGTATGTCCTGCTCGGGGAAAAGGCATGGCCCCCAGGACCTGGTCCTGCTCCCTCCCCCTGACAAATTGctgctccagcagcagcagcaacagctgcttcagcagcagcaggagctcCAGCACCagtactgctctctctccccattAGACAATAAGACTGGCTACAGCCTGCAGGACTATGTGTAA